Proteins from a genomic interval of Nocardia sp. BMG51109:
- a CDS encoding short chain dehydrogenase has translation MKILLVGATGTIGRAVADHLSDSHDVVRASRRGLNPVDIRDPASIEALYQTIGPVDAVVCTAGGAPFVALPDATPADFGNGFADKLGGQINLVLHGLPHIRDNGSFTLITGILAHEPIATGTISATVNGGLESFVAAAATELPRGVRINAVSPTVVEEALPKYGAFFPGFAPTPAREVARAFVKSVEGVHTGRVYNVG, from the coding sequence ATGAAGATTTTGTTGGTGGGAGCGACGGGCACGATCGGCCGCGCGGTCGCCGATCACCTCAGCGACAGCCACGACGTCGTGCGCGCATCCCGTCGCGGCCTCAACCCCGTCGACATCCGCGATCCGGCATCCATCGAGGCCCTCTACCAGACGATCGGCCCCGTCGACGCCGTCGTCTGCACCGCCGGCGGCGCCCCGTTCGTCGCCCTGCCCGACGCCACCCCCGCCGACTTCGGCAACGGATTCGCCGACAAACTCGGCGGTCAGATCAACCTCGTACTCCACGGATTGCCCCACATCCGCGACAACGGGTCGTTCACTCTGATCACCGGCATCCTCGCCCACGAACCGATCGCCACCGGGACGATCTCCGCGACCGTCAACGGCGGCCTCGAATCCTTCGTCGCCGCGGCAGCGACCGAACTGCCCCGAGGTGTGCGCATCAACGCCGTCAGCCCGACCGTGGTCGAAGAAGCCCTGCCCAAGTACGGCGCGTTCTTCCCCGGATTCGCACCCACGCCGGCCCGAGAAGTGGCCCGCGCCTTCGTGAAATCGGTCGAAGGCGTGCACACAGGCCGCGTCTACAACGTCGGCTGA
- a CDS encoding transposase, translating into MRDSTWYPRLAADGDGAGLVSQAGAVLLVRTAERIGLVKSLSEVLAPWQKPLATHDPGKTVLDLTIAVAAGADCVSDVMVLRDQPGVFGPVTSAAGRWSPGL; encoded by the coding sequence GTGAGGGATTCTACGTGGTACCCGCGGCTGGCCGCCGACGGGGACGGTGCCGGTCTGGTGTCGCAGGCTGGGGCGGTGCTGCTGGTGCGTACGGCGGAGAGGATCGGGCTGGTGAAGAGCCTGTCCGAGGTGCTGGCGCCGTGGCAGAAGCCGCTTGCGACACATGATCCGGGCAAGACCGTGCTGGATCTGACGATCGCTGTGGCCGCGGGCGCGGACTGCGTGTCGGATGTGATGGTGCTGCGGGACCAGCCGGGGGTGTTCGGCCCGGTCACGAGTGCGGCGGGCCGGTGGTCTCCCGGATTGTGA
- a CDS encoding aconitase X swivel domain-containing protein, which produces MSTHSELHLAATALVDGRGAGTACVLTEPLNAWGGLDPATGVIVHHSHPQRDTDITGCVLVLEETRGSGTNAQVLAQTWASGHGPAAVVLARPDFVLCVGAVVGDELYGVRCPVVVVGEAEYRLLQSGSRVEVVADRGEGTVTISG; this is translated from the coding sequence GTGAGCACGCACTCTGAACTCCACCTGGCCGCGACCGCCCTTGTCGACGGCCGTGGAGCCGGCACCGCCTGCGTGCTCACCGAACCGCTGAACGCATGGGGCGGACTGGACCCGGCTACCGGTGTAATCGTTCATCACAGTCATCCGCAACGAGACACCGACATCACCGGCTGTGTGCTCGTGCTGGAGGAGACGCGGGGGTCGGGCACCAACGCCCAGGTTCTCGCCCAGACCTGGGCCTCGGGTCATGGCCCCGCGGCCGTCGTACTCGCGCGCCCCGACTTCGTACTGTGCGTCGGCGCCGTTGTCGGCGACGAACTCTACGGCGTGCGATGCCCTGTGGTAGTCGTCGGTGAAGCGGAGTACAGGCTCTTGCAGAGCGGTAGTCGTGTCGAGGTGGTTGCCGACCGAGGCGAAGGCACCGTCACGATCTCCGGCTGA
- a CDS encoding NAD-glutamate dehydrogenase domain-containing protein: MSSFDVAAEPVVAHGAADIRSSRAMFDTDAIENLSPDAIEISVDAPDIADGRLWFTLYARRPVPLRRILPLLESLDLEALDEHTTVLAEASTVYVYRLTLQAGELAAAAVHSGDVTGPVRLVFEAMWLGLAEADRLNALILAAGLSWRQVAVLRCLGRYLRQSRLPYGQARIRDVLLDNPEAAHRLVELLDARFADPGIDAADPARVERIVAARQRLDECVRQVINLDADRILRGYRSVIDAGVRTNAYREGVLSTQCPYLAFKIRGELVGELPHPRPAFETFVYSPATEGLHLRFGPVARGGIRWSDRVDDYRTEVLGLVKAQAVKNAVIVPAGAKGAFIAKSPGTAADRATRSPHTSLEHGLHSYREFIGGLLDLTDNRDGDTIVAPASVVCHDDPDPYLVVAADKGTARFSDTANEIATRRGFWLGDAFASGGSAGYDHKAMGITARGAWVSATHHLGELGIDVTTDDFTVVGIGDMSGDVFGNGMLLSTHIRLVAAFDHRHIFLDPDPDPDTSFQERLRLFQLPGSSWDDYDRTVISASGGVWAREAKAVPVTAQLRAALGIADGVTELTPDQVISAVLSAPVDLLWNGGVGTYIKGSAEPHSEVGDKVNDSVRVDAADVRAKVIVEGGNLGVSPRGRIEFARRGGRINSDAIDNAAGVDCSDHEVNIKILLDATASSGRIPGHRGDLLASMTDEVAALVLTNNRDHNNVLGESRDEAARMVEVHARMVEHLEARRGLRRKLENLPEPDEFAELAARGEGLTAPQLATLLAHVKLDLKADLAGSDLFDQPYFSTLLQEYFPHRLTELLGEDIHRHPLRREILVTVVVNRIVAIGGPTFTARLMDETAADTADAVRACTIAAEIFDIESRIRAIRDAGLPSPLTNSLIAETRRLLDRSARWFLGNRPQPLDIEAEIARFAEDVALLEGKVGAMLRGQEADTVAAARRCYRDAGVPDPIARALSEALYTYSLLDIIEAAHLDGTGRPEELAATYYALSDHLGIDVLLLAVSSLPRGDRWHALARLALREDLYRSLRTLTVDVARTVPDHRPGPAGNIGAWEQRNRPLLERSRRTLAELRATETHNLAALSVAATHIRRMSGIN; the protein is encoded by the coding sequence ATGAGTTCGTTCGACGTAGCGGCCGAGCCGGTCGTGGCGCACGGAGCTGCCGACATCCGCAGCAGCCGTGCGATGTTCGACACCGACGCGATCGAGAACCTGTCTCCGGACGCTATCGAGATCAGCGTGGACGCACCCGACATCGCCGACGGGCGGTTGTGGTTCACGCTGTACGCACGTCGGCCCGTGCCGCTACGCCGAATCCTGCCACTGCTCGAGAGCCTCGACCTCGAGGCTCTCGACGAGCACACCACCGTGCTGGCCGAGGCCTCCACGGTGTATGTGTACCGGCTGACGCTGCAGGCGGGCGAACTCGCGGCCGCGGCCGTTCACAGTGGTGACGTCACCGGCCCGGTGCGGTTGGTGTTCGAGGCCATGTGGCTCGGGCTCGCCGAGGCCGACCGGCTCAACGCGCTGATCCTCGCCGCGGGCCTGAGCTGGCGTCAGGTCGCGGTGCTGCGCTGTCTGGGCCGCTATCTGCGGCAGTCGCGGCTGCCCTACGGCCAGGCCAGGATTCGTGACGTCCTGCTGGACAACCCGGAGGCGGCCCATCGGCTGGTCGAGCTGCTCGACGCGCGCTTTGCCGACCCGGGCATCGACGCGGCAGACCCCGCACGCGTCGAGCGGATCGTCGCGGCCCGTCAGCGGCTCGACGAGTGCGTCCGGCAGGTGATCAATCTCGACGCCGACCGCATCCTGCGCGGCTACCGCAGCGTCATCGATGCCGGCGTGCGCACCAACGCCTACCGCGAGGGCGTGCTCAGCACGCAGTGCCCGTACCTCGCGTTCAAGATCCGCGGTGAGCTGGTCGGCGAGCTGCCGCACCCGCGCCCCGCGTTCGAAACCTTCGTCTACTCGCCGGCGACCGAGGGGCTGCATCTGCGGTTCGGCCCGGTGGCGCGTGGCGGTATCCGCTGGTCGGACCGCGTGGACGACTACCGCACCGAAGTTCTGGGGCTGGTGAAGGCGCAGGCGGTGAAGAACGCCGTCATCGTCCCCGCCGGCGCGAAGGGCGCGTTCATCGCGAAATCGCCGGGCACAGCGGCAGATCGGGCGACCCGCTCCCCACACACCTCCCTCGAGCACGGGTTGCACAGCTACCGGGAATTCATCGGCGGCCTGCTCGACCTCACCGACAACCGCGACGGCGACACGATCGTCGCGCCCGCATCGGTCGTCTGCCACGACGACCCCGACCCCTACCTCGTAGTGGCCGCCGACAAGGGCACCGCGCGGTTCTCCGATACCGCCAACGAGATCGCGACCCGGCGCGGATTCTGGCTCGGCGACGCCTTCGCCTCCGGCGGATCGGCCGGCTACGACCACAAGGCCATGGGCATCACCGCCCGGGGCGCCTGGGTCAGCGCCACCCACCACCTGGGTGAGCTGGGAATCGACGTCACCACCGACGATTTCACCGTCGTCGGCATCGGCGATATGAGCGGCGACGTCTTCGGCAACGGCATGCTGCTCAGCACCCACATCCGGCTCGTCGCCGCCTTCGATCACCGGCACATCTTCCTCGACCCGGATCCCGACCCGGACACCTCGTTCCAGGAACGCCTCCGCTTGTTCCAGCTGCCCGGATCCAGCTGGGACGACTACGACCGCACGGTGATCAGCGCCAGCGGCGGCGTGTGGGCACGCGAAGCCAAGGCCGTGCCGGTCACCGCACAGCTGCGCGCGGCACTCGGTATCGCCGACGGCGTCACGGAGCTCACCCCGGACCAGGTGATCAGCGCCGTGCTCAGCGCGCCGGTCGACCTGCTGTGGAACGGCGGCGTCGGCACCTACATCAAGGGAAGCGCCGAACCGCACTCCGAGGTCGGCGACAAGGTCAACGACTCGGTGCGCGTCGACGCCGCCGACGTTCGCGCCAAGGTCATCGTCGAAGGGGGCAACCTCGGCGTATCCCCGCGCGGACGGATCGAATTCGCCCGTCGCGGCGGCCGGATCAACAGCGACGCCATCGACAACGCCGCCGGTGTCGACTGCTCCGACCACGAGGTGAACATCAAGATCCTCCTGGACGCGACGGCGAGCAGCGGACGGATTCCCGGCCACCGTGGCGACCTGCTCGCATCGATGACCGACGAGGTGGCAGCACTGGTGCTCACCAACAACCGCGACCACAACAACGTCCTCGGCGAGTCCCGTGACGAGGCTGCCCGGATGGTCGAGGTGCACGCTCGGATGGTCGAGCACCTCGAAGCTCGCCGGGGCCTGCGCCGCAAACTCGAAAACCTGCCCGAGCCGGACGAATTCGCCGAACTCGCCGCCCGCGGCGAGGGACTCACCGCACCCCAGCTCGCCACCCTGCTCGCCCACGTCAAGCTCGACCTGAAGGCCGACCTCGCCGGCAGCGACCTGTTCGACCAGCCCTACTTCTCGACCCTGCTGCAGGAGTACTTCCCGCACCGGCTCACCGAACTCCTCGGCGAGGACATCCACCGGCATCCACTGCGCCGGGAAATCCTGGTCACCGTTGTGGTCAACCGGATCGTCGCGATCGGCGGACCGACCTTCACGGCCCGCCTGATGGACGAAACCGCTGCGGACACCGCCGATGCCGTGCGGGCCTGCACCATCGCCGCCGAGATCTTCGATATCGAGTCCCGCATCCGGGCCATCCGCGACGCCGGCCTGCCGTCGCCGCTGACGAACTCGCTGATCGCCGAGACCCGGCGCCTGCTGGACCGCTCCGCTCGCTGGTTCCTCGGAAACCGGCCCCAGCCGCTCGATATCGAGGCCGAGATCGCACGGTTCGCCGAGGACGTCGCCCTCCTCGAAGGCAAGGTCGGGGCCATGCTGCGCGGCCAGGAGGCCGACACCGTGGCGGCCGCGCGCCGCTGCTACCGCGACGCCGGTGTGCCCGACCCCATCGCGCGAGCGCTGAGTGAAGCGCTGTACACATACAGCCTCCTCGACATCATCGAGGCCGCCCACTTGGACGGAACCGGCCGGCCGGAAGAGCTGGCCGCGACCTACTACGCACTCTCGGACCACCTCGGCATCGACGTCCTGTTGCTGGCCGTGTCCTCGCTGCCCCGCGGCGACCGATGGCATGCATTGGCGCGGCTCGCGCTACGCGAAGACCTCTATCGTTCCCTGCGCACACTCACCGTCGACGTCGCACGGACGGTACCGGATCACCGTCCGGGTCCGGCCGGGAACATCGGTGCCTGGGAGCAGCGCAACCGCCCACTGCTCGAACGCTCCCGGCGCACCCTCGCCGAACTGCGCGCCACCGAAACCCATAACCTGGCGGCGCTGTCTGTCGCGGCGACCCACATCCGCCGCATGTCGGGAATCAATTGA
- a CDS encoding SDR family NAD(P)-dependent oxidoreductase, translated as MTSCAGMAGLVTGASGGLGRATALALAAAGADVLALSRNMDGLSETAALAEGLAGSVIARQGDVGDEEQVRAAIKAVEQQFGALRYVVNNAGRQIERDFLETTNEDWDEIDRTNVRGAFWVCKYGAQAMLRARTGGSIVNIASVLSVSADPMLTAYTTSKHAVLGLTRSIAVTRSLARSGIRANAVLPGDMDTPMVQQYFAAHDDPEEARRQVASAYPVERIADPAEVANVVRFLVSDESSFVNGAAIVVDGGLGAALYTNA; from the coding sequence ATGACCTCATGCGCAGGGATGGCCGGTCTGGTGACCGGTGCGTCCGGTGGGCTCGGCCGCGCGACCGCTCTCGCGCTCGCCGCCGCCGGCGCCGATGTGCTGGCGTTGAGCCGCAATATGGATGGTCTGAGCGAAACCGCCGCTCTGGCAGAAGGTCTCGCCGGCTCGGTGATCGCCCGGCAGGGTGATGTCGGCGACGAAGAGCAGGTCCGCGCCGCGATCAAGGCCGTCGAGCAGCAGTTCGGCGCGCTGCGCTACGTGGTCAACAATGCCGGCCGCCAGATCGAGCGCGACTTCCTGGAGACCACGAACGAGGATTGGGACGAGATCGACCGCACCAATGTTCGCGGCGCGTTCTGGGTCTGCAAGTACGGTGCGCAGGCGATGCTGCGGGCGCGGACCGGCGGGAGCATCGTCAATATCGCCTCGGTGCTGTCGGTGTCCGCGGATCCCATGCTGACCGCCTACACCACGAGCAAGCACGCCGTGCTGGGGCTCACCCGCAGCATTGCGGTCACCCGTTCGCTCGCTCGCAGTGGAATCCGCGCGAACGCGGTGCTACCCGGCGATATGGACACCCCGATGGTGCAGCAGTACTTCGCCGCTCACGACGATCCGGAGGAGGCGCGCAGACAGGTCGCGTCGGCATACCCGGTGGAGCGGATCGCCGACCCTGCCGAGGTCGCCAATGTCGTCCGTTTCCTCGTTTCGGACGAGTCGTCTTTCGTTAATGGCGCCGCGATTGTGGTCGACGGCGGCCTGGGCGCCGCGCTGTACACCAACGCCTGA
- a CDS encoding aconitase X catalytic domain-containing protein: MTASPALVLDARDRSYLAGDHGPGAALAMRVLVAVARAMGAERLIDIDSAHVDGCIYIGPVSIDFARRLVEGGAKVSVPTTLNVGAVDLLHPELWNGDAELAARGRELMDLYAALGCSPTWTCAPYQLSERPGLGAHVAWGESNAIVFANSVLGARTQRYGDFVDIAAAIVGRAPLAGLHLDSGRRAEVVIDVRGLPPTAFDDDAVFPLLGHVVGEICGSRIPVVVGVPEANEDQLKAFGAASASSGAVALFHVVGVTPEAPTLESVLPEGDRLPIVDIGVADLRRAFEQLCTRADGRLAAVCLGTPHYSIRQFEILLDMLDDRRVHENSPLYVNTGRFVYHEIETRGWAAALGELGVRIVTDTCTYNTPILGKLDGLVMTDSAKWAWYAPRNVGVDVLFANLRSCVESAVEGRIVREHAL; this comes from the coding sequence ATGACCGCCTCGCCCGCACTCGTTCTCGACGCTCGAGACCGGTCCTACCTTGCCGGTGATCACGGACCGGGTGCCGCCCTCGCGATGCGGGTACTCGTGGCCGTCGCTCGCGCTATGGGTGCCGAGAGGCTGATCGATATAGACAGTGCGCACGTCGACGGCTGTATCTACATCGGGCCGGTGTCCATCGATTTCGCTCGTCGGCTCGTCGAGGGCGGTGCGAAGGTTTCGGTACCCACCACGCTGAACGTCGGCGCTGTCGACCTGCTGCACCCCGAACTGTGGAACGGTGACGCCGAACTGGCGGCCCGCGGCCGTGAGCTCATGGACTTGTACGCTGCGCTGGGTTGTTCGCCCACCTGGACGTGCGCGCCCTATCAGCTCTCCGAGCGTCCCGGGCTCGGCGCTCACGTGGCCTGGGGGGAATCGAACGCGATCGTGTTCGCCAACAGCGTCCTGGGAGCGCGAACTCAGCGTTACGGGGATTTCGTCGATATCGCTGCCGCGATCGTCGGACGCGCACCGCTGGCGGGTCTGCACCTCGACAGCGGTCGCCGGGCCGAAGTCGTCATCGATGTCCGCGGGTTGCCGCCGACCGCGTTCGACGACGACGCCGTGTTTCCGTTGCTCGGCCACGTGGTAGGTGAGATCTGCGGCAGCCGAATTCCGGTCGTGGTCGGCGTACCGGAGGCGAACGAGGATCAGTTGAAAGCGTTCGGTGCCGCCTCGGCCTCCTCCGGTGCGGTCGCGCTCTTCCATGTCGTCGGGGTGACCCCCGAAGCCCCCACGCTGGAATCGGTGCTGCCGGAGGGAGATCGGTTGCCGATCGTCGATATCGGTGTCGCCGATCTGCGGCGGGCATTCGAGCAGCTGTGCACCCGCGCCGACGGAAGACTGGCAGCGGTATGCCTCGGCACCCCGCATTATTCGATACGGCAGTTCGAAATTCTGCTCGACATGCTGGACGACCGTCGGGTTCACGAGAACTCGCCGCTGTACGTGAACACCGGCCGGTTCGTGTACCACGAGATCGAAACTCGAGGGTGGGCCGCTGCCCTGGGGGAGCTGGGTGTTCGAATCGTGACGGACACCTGCACCTACAACACGCCGATCCTGGGCAAGCTGGACGGCCTGGTCATGACCGACTCGGCGAAATGGGCCTGGTACGCCCCCCGCAACGTCGGGGTCGACGTGCTGTTCGCGAACCTGCGCAGTTGTGTCGAATCGGCGGTGGAAGGACGGATCGTCCGTGAGCACGCACTCTGA
- a CDS encoding substrate-binding domain-containing protein, with amino-acid sequence MVLTMKEIAAATGVSVATVSNAFNHPERLSKSKRAEILAAAESLGYGGPHPGASSLRTGTVGSIGFMITDWLSYAVDDPASTLLLQGIAHSSQTADTVLALLPLGGAAGRGGRSESERARSILQRAVVDGFIAFNLPDEHPAVGSVRQRGAPLVIVDAPKIQGVGWVGIDERAAAGAAAEHLLAQGHRRIGVLVDRLSPDGYVGAVSEARVSRGRDLVARERLRGYADAFADRGLPIAEVPIVEAGGYSSTHARRAAEILLSHESAVSAVLAISDVMAVGVLDICAERGIGVPTALSVVGFDDIPAAEHRGLTTVHQPLMDKGQWAAEMLFAAINGAPTGHLGLPWNLTIRETTGPPHS; translated from the coding sequence ATGGTGCTGACGATGAAGGAGATCGCCGCGGCTACCGGGGTGTCGGTGGCCACGGTGTCGAATGCCTTCAATCATCCGGAGCGGTTGTCGAAATCCAAACGCGCCGAAATCCTCGCTGCGGCGGAATCGCTGGGGTACGGCGGGCCGCACCCCGGCGCGAGCAGCCTGCGGACGGGGACGGTCGGTTCGATCGGATTCATGATCACGGACTGGCTGTCATACGCGGTCGACGACCCCGCGAGCACCCTGCTCCTGCAGGGGATCGCGCACTCGAGCCAGACCGCGGACACGGTACTCGCACTGCTGCCGCTCGGTGGGGCGGCCGGCCGCGGCGGCCGGTCGGAGAGCGAGCGTGCGCGGTCGATACTGCAACGGGCGGTGGTCGACGGGTTCATCGCGTTCAATCTGCCCGATGAGCATCCCGCTGTCGGCAGCGTGCGGCAGCGGGGTGCGCCACTCGTCATTGTCGACGCGCCGAAGATCCAGGGAGTCGGCTGGGTCGGCATCGATGAGCGTGCCGCCGCCGGCGCTGCGGCCGAACACCTGCTCGCGCAGGGGCATCGACGCATCGGTGTACTGGTCGACCGGCTCTCGCCGGACGGCTACGTCGGCGCGGTATCGGAGGCTCGAGTGAGCCGCGGCCGCGATCTCGTGGCGAGGGAACGCCTGCGCGGCTACGCCGACGCCTTCGCCGACCGGGGGCTGCCGATCGCCGAGGTGCCGATCGTGGAGGCCGGCGGGTACTCCTCGACGCACGCACGGCGGGCTGCGGAAATCCTACTGAGCCACGAATCGGCGGTCTCGGCGGTTCTGGCGATCAGCGACGTCATGGCCGTAGGGGTTCTCGACATCTGTGCCGAACGGGGGATAGGCGTTCCCACCGCGCTGTCGGTGGTCGGCTTCGACGATATCCCTGCTGCCGAGCACCGGGGACTGACGACGGTGCACCAACCACTGATGGACAAGGGACAATGGGCGGCGGAGATGCTGTTCGCCGCGATCAACGGCGCGCCGACCGGACACCTGGGCCTGCCGTGGAACCTCACAATCCGGGAGACCACCGGCCCGCCGCACTCGTGA
- a CDS encoding APC family permease has protein sequence MSDESAHPRTLTAEEEHLRSLGYEQNFDRKMSLWANFALGFLYLSPMVGVFSLFGLGLTTAGPPSIFWIVIVGVGQFLVVLVFGEIVSQYPLAGGLYQWARRLWSGRYAWIVSWIYVFAVIVAITTTALFSPDFVLALFSDADSLDTGASPLARVLIAGGMVAVCFLLSTRGTTTLARFAKIGLVAELGGVIVVGLYLLVFERKQSFSVLFDTLGAGHGQGYAGAFIGAALVGLLLCYGFEACGEVAEEVADPGRRIPRAMQLTVVVGCGAAFFSFLGYLLAAPDLAAIVSGAVGNPIPAILEASLGVIGMKVFLVIALTSFLACVMGQQSAASRLVYSFARDNMFPGSARFARMSKKHKVPVNALIAVNIIPALLIFFVYFAPDAVYRIAAFQVVAVYVAFQMVVFASLRMRLRGWKPAGAFGLGRLGLPITIAALVYGVFSIVVLCMPSGDGPFYDRWIALIGFVVVAGVGAIYLFTRNPDANATGPEGDAIAVAEQMRATAAAHDAHGALAPGVIHETSAAPRSDGAADATRVTGPNERTLRA, from the coding sequence ATGTCCGATGAATCCGCCCATCCGCGTACTCTTACCGCCGAAGAAGAGCATCTCCGGTCGCTGGGCTACGAGCAGAATTTCGATCGCAAGATGAGTCTCTGGGCGAACTTCGCGCTCGGGTTCCTGTACCTGTCCCCGATGGTCGGTGTCTTCTCGCTGTTCGGACTGGGACTCACCACGGCGGGCCCGCCGTCGATCTTCTGGATCGTCATTGTCGGGGTGGGCCAGTTCCTGGTCGTCCTGGTGTTCGGGGAAATCGTGTCGCAGTATCCCCTCGCCGGAGGTCTCTATCAATGGGCAAGGCGACTGTGGAGTGGGCGATATGCCTGGATCGTGTCCTGGATCTACGTGTTCGCGGTCATCGTGGCCATCACGACGACGGCGCTGTTCAGCCCCGATTTCGTCCTGGCGTTGTTCTCCGACGCCGATTCGCTCGATACCGGAGCGAGCCCGCTGGCCCGGGTGCTCATCGCGGGCGGGATGGTTGCGGTCTGTTTCTTGCTGAGCACCAGGGGCACGACGACGCTGGCCCGCTTCGCCAAGATCGGCCTCGTCGCCGAGTTGGGCGGCGTCATCGTGGTGGGCCTGTACCTGTTGGTTTTCGAGCGCAAGCAGTCGTTCTCGGTGCTGTTCGACACACTGGGTGCCGGCCATGGCCAGGGCTACGCGGGTGCCTTCATCGGTGCTGCGCTGGTCGGCTTGTTGCTGTGCTACGGATTCGAGGCGTGTGGTGAGGTGGCCGAGGAGGTGGCCGATCCGGGCCGCCGGATTCCCCGCGCCATGCAGTTGACGGTTGTGGTCGGCTGTGGTGCCGCCTTCTTTTCCTTCCTCGGATATCTGCTGGCTGCGCCCGATCTGGCTGCGATCGTGTCCGGCGCGGTCGGCAATCCGATTCCGGCCATCCTCGAGGCGAGCCTGGGTGTGATCGGGATGAAGGTGTTCCTGGTCATCGCGCTGACTTCGTTCCTGGCCTGCGTCATGGGCCAGCAGTCCGCGGCGAGTCGCTTGGTGTACTCGTTCGCCCGCGACAACATGTTCCCGGGAAGCGCCCGCTTCGCCCGCATGTCGAAGAAGCACAAGGTGCCGGTGAACGCACTCATTGCGGTGAATATCATTCCGGCGCTGCTGATCTTCTTCGTCTATTTCGCACCCGATGCGGTGTACCGCATCGCGGCTTTCCAAGTGGTCGCCGTCTATGTCGCTTTCCAGATGGTGGTCTTCGCGAGCCTGCGGATGCGGCTGCGTGGTTGGAAGCCCGCGGGCGCCTTCGGCCTGGGTCGCCTCGGGCTGCCGATCACGATCGCGGCGCTGGTCTACGGCGTGTTCTCGATCGTGGTGCTGTGTATGCCGTCCGGTGACGGACCCTTCTACGACCGATGGATCGCCCTGATCGGTTTCGTAGTGGTGGCGGGTGTCGGAGCGATCTACCTGTTCACCCGGAACCCCGATGCGAACGCTACCGGTCCGGAAGGGGACGCGATCGCCGTCGCCGAGCAGATGCGGGCGACTGCTGCGGCCCACGACGCGCACGGTGCGCTCGCACCCGGCGTTATCCACGAGACGAGCGCAGCGCCCAGGTCCGATGGCGCCGCCGACGCGACCCGTGTGACGGGACCGAATGAAAGGACCTTGCGAGCATGA
- a CDS encoding SDR family NAD(P)-dependent oxidoreductase: MSTENQQRPDTSREFAGEVFVVTGAAQGLGREIAVEAARRGADVAVCDLDGDKARAVATELGSAHGVRALAQQCDVSAPAEVAALAERVVAEFGRIDHWINNAGTLHIGPIVDTEPQAFRRVVDVNVTGVFLGMRAVLPIMKAQGRGSIVNLSSLAGKKGMVNLAGYCASKAAVISLTQTAALEAAPEIRVNAVCPGVVNTEMQQREYQIISGLTGEDPKAIEQNWLKDMPLGEFQEPGDIADAVCFLSSRRARQITGEAINVNGGLLMD; this comes from the coding sequence ATGTCTACCGAGAACCAGCAACGGCCGGACACTTCTCGCGAGTTCGCAGGTGAGGTCTTTGTCGTCACCGGGGCCGCGCAGGGGCTGGGCCGAGAGATCGCCGTGGAGGCGGCTCGACGTGGCGCCGACGTGGCGGTGTGCGACCTGGACGGCGATAAGGCGCGGGCCGTCGCGACGGAGCTCGGTTCGGCGCACGGTGTACGCGCCCTCGCTCAGCAGTGCGATGTGAGCGCGCCGGCGGAGGTGGCGGCTCTCGCCGAGCGAGTGGTCGCGGAGTTCGGCCGCATCGATCATTGGATCAACAACGCCGGCACTCTGCACATCGGCCCGATCGTCGACACCGAACCGCAGGCGTTCCGGCGGGTCGTCGATGTCAACGTCACCGGCGTGTTCCTCGGTATGCGCGCGGTGCTGCCGATCATGAAGGCCCAGGGCCGCGGAAGCATCGTCAACCTCTCCTCGCTGGCAGGCAAGAAGGGCATGGTCAACCTGGCCGGTTACTGTGCCTCGAAGGCGGCGGTGATCTCGTTGACCCAGACCGCAGCGCTGGAGGCCGCGCCGGAAATCCGGGTCAATGCGGTGTGCCCCGGCGTCGTGAACACCGAGATGCAACAGCGGGAGTACCAGATCATCTCCGGCCTGACCGGCGAGGATCCGAAGGCCATCGAGCAGAACTGGCTGAAGGACATGCCGCTCGGCGAGTTCCAGGAGCCCGGTGACATCGCCGATGCCGTGTGTTTCCTCTCGTCCCGTCGTGCCCGCCAGATCACCGGCGAGGCGATCAACGTCAACGGCGGTCTGCTGATGGATTGA